GGCGGAACCTGCACCCCGAACTAAGGAGTCACCATGTGTCTGGCCATCCCCGCCAAAATTGAATCCATCGAAAACGGCGTCGCGCAGTGCCGCGTCGGCGAAGGCGAAACCTTCGTCACCGCATCTCTCATGCTCCTCGACGGAGAGGCGGCACTCGGCGATTACGTCATCATCCACGCCGGATTCGCCATCCGTAAGCTTGACCTGCTGGAGGCCCAGCAATCCCTGGCCATCCTGCGCGAACTGGCCGACGCCTACGACGAAGTGCAGCGCAAATATGAACAGGAGGAGCTTGATCGTGCCAAGGCCTGATTCGGACAAGGCACTGGGCAGTCTGGTCGGCCTTGCGGTTTGCGAAGCGCTGGCAAAATCGAACCCTTCCAGCGTATCCGAAAACGCGCCGCTGATCCCTGGCCTTTGGGGCGACGGAACGTCCATGGCCCTGAGCCTGGCCGAGAGTCTGATCGAAATCGGCGGCATCGACCAGCGCGACCAGATGGTTCGTTACACGAGCTGGTTCCGCTACGGCTACCTCTGCTCCACCGAGACCTGTGACTTCATCGACGACACCGTCAAGCAGGCCATACTGCGCTTCGAGCGCACCTGGAACCCGCTGGACGAAAGCCTGACACAGGGCGATGCTTGCCTAGCCCGAGTGGCACCGCTGGTCATGTATTTCACGGACTCCAGAGACGCCATGCTCGATGCCTGCGCCAAATCCACCGCCACCACGCATGCCTCTCCCCAGAGCGTGGACGCCTGCCGACTGCTGGCAGTCATGATCTTCGAGGCCCTGCGCGCCACGGAAAAATCGCGGATTTTGCGCCCAACGCTCCCGGAGGACATCCTCCCCGAAATCGCCCAGCTGTGCTCCGATGCCCCCCGCCGAGCCGAATCACAGGTGACTGCCTCCCTGC
This is a stretch of genomic DNA from Desulfomicrobium apsheronum. It encodes these proteins:
- a CDS encoding ADP-ribosylglycohydrolase family protein, whose translation is MPRPDSDKALGSLVGLAVCEALAKSNPSSVSENAPLIPGLWGDGTSMALSLAESLIEIGGIDQRDQMVRYTSWFRYGYLCSTETCDFIDDTVKQAILRFERTWNPLDESLTQGDACLARVAPLVMYFTDSRDAMLDACAKSTATTHASPQSVDACRLLAVMIFEALRATEKSRILRPTLPEDILPEIAQLCSDAPRRAESQVTASLQAAMEAFSDSDSFAEGSIKCLPHGPRALAAYGQIAGAWYGRDLIPQVWRQSLERSNMLKQMGNQLISV
- a CDS encoding HypC/HybG/HupF family hydrogenase formation chaperone; the encoded protein is MCLAIPAKIESIENGVAQCRVGEGETFVTASLMLLDGEAALGDYVIIHAGFAIRKLDLLEAQQSLAILRELADAYDEVQRKYEQEELDRAKA